Proteins encoded by one window of Streptomyces sp. LX-29:
- a CDS encoding acyl-CoA dehydrogenase family protein, translated as MDFQLTDDQRALRAGVRDILSRHADRAALRAYVDGPPKEAAGRPPGAAGPEGPEGLEGPAGPAGPVGAASGAVGPVSGVAGETSGAIGEASGAVGRWWRELGVAGFFGLRLPEADGGVGLALPEAVLAFEETGRFLLPGPLVATHLAAPLVPGAARGDTVVTAYDPGSTRGRLVEHLTASDAVLVLDDATVRVLPAQELARSARPLRSLDPATPLHRVAAPSATGRRTGAGAGGGVGAEAGAADGGEAAGGCSAPTAAVLRREAVLLTAAQQLGSAARTVETAVEHARRRRQFGRPIGAFQAVQHRCARMLVRVELARAAVYAAAVTADPTEVAAAKLLADEAAVRNARDCLQVHGGMGFTWESDVHLHLKRAWLRASRWTTAAEAEEELARALLTDG; from the coding sequence ATGGACTTCCAGCTCACCGATGACCAACGGGCTCTGCGGGCCGGAGTGCGGGACATCCTGTCCCGTCATGCCGACCGCGCGGCGCTGCGCGCGTACGTGGACGGCCCGCCCAAGGAGGCGGCCGGGCGGCCCCCGGGAGCAGCGGGGCCGGAGGGACCAGAGGGGTTAGAGGGGCCAGCAGGGCCAGCAGGGCCGGTGGGTGCCGCCTCCGGGGCGGTCGGGCCGGTCTCCGGGGTGGCCGGCGAGACCTCCGGGGCGATCGGGGAGGCGTCCGGGGCGGTCGGTAGGTGGTGGCGCGAGCTGGGCGTGGCCGGCTTCTTCGGGTTACGGCTTCCCGAGGCCGACGGCGGGGTCGGCCTGGCGCTGCCGGAGGCGGTGCTGGCCTTCGAGGAGACCGGGCGCTTCCTGCTCCCCGGGCCGCTCGTCGCCACCCACCTGGCGGCGCCTCTGGTCCCGGGCGCGGCACGGGGCGACACGGTGGTCACGGCGTACGACCCGGGGTCCACCCGGGGACGGCTCGTCGAGCATCTGACCGCCTCCGACGCCGTGCTCGTGCTCGACGACGCCACGGTGCGCGTCCTGCCCGCCCAGGAGCTGGCGCGCTCCGCGCGGCCGCTGCGCTCGCTGGATCCGGCCACTCCGTTGCACCGGGTCGCCGCGCCGAGCGCGACCGGGCGGAGGACCGGGGCCGGGGCTGGGGGCGGGGTCGGGGCCGAGGCCGGTGCGGCCGACGGTGGCGAGGCGGCGGGTGGGTGTTCCGCGCCGACGGCGGCCGTGCTGCGCCGGGAGGCCGTTCTGCTCACCGCCGCCCAACAGCTGGGCAGCGCGGCCCGTACCGTCGAGACGGCCGTGGAGCACGCTCGCCGACGCCGCCAGTTCGGCCGGCCCATCGGGGCCTTCCAGGCCGTACAGCACCGCTGCGCACGGATGCTCGTCCGGGTGGAGCTGGCGCGTGCCGCCGTCTACGCCGCCGCCGTGACGGCAGATCCGACGGAGGTCGCGGCGGCCAAGCTGCTCGCGGACGAGGCGGCGGTGCGCAACGCCCGCGACTGCCTCCAGGTGCACGGAGGAATGGGCTTCACCTGGG